Proteins encoded together in one Thermomonospora curvata DSM 43183 window:
- the sucC gene encoding ADP-forming succinate--CoA ligase subunit beta — MDLFEHQAKELFAEYGVPVPTGKVAHTPQEARAIAEELFAAGSQKVVIKAQVKTGGRGKAGGVKLADDADEAQALAEQILGMDIKGHTVHKVLVEAGSAIAQEFYFSFLLDRANRSFLSICSAEGGMDIEEVAATKPEAVAKVPISALTGVDRAKAREIAQAGKLPEQALDGAAELIERLWAVFTDEDATLVEVNPMILTTDGRVMALDGKVTLDDNADFRQPDHAALADEKTTDPLEARAKEKGLNYVKLDGTVGVIGNGAGLVMSTLDVVAYAGEEFGGQKPANFLDIGGGASAEVMANGLEIVLSDPSVKSVFVNVFGGITACDAVANGIVTAYKLLAERGESVDRPLVVRLDGNNAELGRKILDDAGLPGVERVDTMDEAAKRAAQLAAAGA, encoded by the coding sequence GTGGACCTGTTCGAACATCAGGCGAAGGAACTCTTCGCCGAGTACGGGGTACCGGTGCCCACCGGCAAGGTGGCGCACACCCCCCAGGAAGCGCGCGCCATCGCAGAGGAGCTCTTCGCCGCCGGAAGCCAGAAGGTCGTCATCAAGGCCCAGGTCAAGACCGGCGGACGGGGCAAGGCGGGCGGTGTGAAGCTCGCCGACGACGCCGATGAGGCCCAGGCACTCGCCGAGCAGATCCTCGGCATGGACATCAAGGGCCACACGGTCCACAAGGTCCTGGTCGAGGCCGGCAGCGCCATCGCCCAGGAGTTCTACTTCTCCTTCCTGCTCGACCGGGCCAACCGCTCCTTTTTGTCCATCTGCTCGGCCGAGGGCGGCATGGACATCGAGGAGGTCGCCGCGACCAAGCCCGAGGCCGTCGCCAAGGTCCCGATCTCGGCGCTGACCGGGGTCGACCGGGCCAAGGCCCGCGAGATCGCCCAGGCCGGCAAGCTGCCCGAGCAGGCCCTCGACGGCGCCGCCGAGCTGATCGAGCGGCTGTGGGCGGTGTTCACCGACGAGGACGCCACCCTGGTCGAGGTCAACCCGATGATCCTGACCACCGACGGCCGGGTCATGGCGCTGGACGGCAAGGTCACCCTCGACGACAACGCCGACTTCCGCCAGCCCGACCACGCGGCGCTGGCCGACGAGAAGACCACCGACCCGCTGGAGGCCCGCGCCAAGGAGAAGGGCCTCAACTACGTCAAGCTGGACGGCACCGTCGGCGTCATCGGCAACGGCGCCGGCCTGGTGATGTCCACCCTGGACGTGGTGGCCTACGCCGGCGAGGAGTTCGGCGGGCAGAAGCCGGCCAACTTCCTGGACATCGGCGGCGGCGCCTCGGCCGAGGTGATGGCCAACGGCCTGGAGATCGTGTTGTCGGACCCCTCGGTCAAGAGCGTGTTCGTCAACGTCTTCGGGGGCATCACCGCCTGCGACGCGGTCGCCAACGGCATCGTGACGGCCTACAAGCTGCTGGCCGAGCGGGGCGAGAGCGTGGACCGGCCGCTGGTGGTGCGGCTGGACGGCAACAACGCCGAGCTCGGCCGCAAGATCCTCGACGA
- a CDS encoding glycoside hydrolase family 15 has translation MSTKTRRGPVRPPAARPARRGGAARRRRTRRLVAFAMVMLLAATCGATLPGRPRPQWTSPGLIGGGGWPLAYQPLQADEAAGASYLPDSSVVRLADGRVRLIRSGGRQPITVAGDDPRVAVAVRGDRLWLADGRIPGGDSVYRDMAVRALLDLRLLTGVDGAVTASWYRHWRYVWPRDAAFVAAAFQVSGHPEEARRVLRFLARVQADSGLWAARYRPDGSPVADGRAPQLDSLGWVLWAGWFVTAGSSAPGADELWPMVRRAADYLAGSLDAAGLPPPSPDYFERDPDKEADPHRPTLGVAGPVLTGLRAAADLASRIGHAAEAGRWRRAARRLAEAIAQAFAPHGYPRSPVAGGLMDTSPTFLGPPFAPADPGVEAAVLEAARRLRLPNGGVLPGERWRGAKTVAWTPEMALFALNAAACGRVEDALRRLDWLNEHRTELGALPEKVNSAGRPAAVAPLGWTAALVLLTLAALEEPLPIPPP, from the coding sequence ATGAGCACGAAGACCCGGCGCGGGCCGGTCCGCCCACCGGCCGCCCGCCCCGCCCGGCGCGGCGGCGCGGCGCGCCGCCGGCGGACCCGCCGCCTGGTCGCCTTCGCGATGGTCATGCTGCTCGCCGCGACCTGCGGCGCCACCCTGCCGGGCCGGCCCCGCCCCCAGTGGACCTCGCCGGGGCTGATCGGCGGCGGCGGCTGGCCGCTGGCCTACCAGCCGCTGCAGGCCGACGAGGCCGCCGGAGCCTCCTACCTGCCCGACAGCTCGGTGGTGCGGCTGGCCGACGGGCGGGTGCGGCTGATCCGGTCCGGCGGGCGGCAGCCGATCACCGTGGCGGGCGACGACCCGCGGGTGGCGGTGGCGGTGCGGGGCGACCGGCTGTGGCTGGCCGACGGGCGGATTCCCGGCGGCGACTCGGTGTACCGGGACATGGCCGTGCGGGCGCTGCTGGACCTGCGGCTGCTCACCGGCGTCGACGGCGCCGTCACGGCCTCCTGGTACCGGCACTGGCGGTATGTGTGGCCGCGGGACGCGGCGTTCGTCGCGGCGGCCTTCCAGGTGTCGGGGCACCCGGAGGAGGCCCGGCGGGTGCTGCGCTTCCTGGCCCGGGTGCAGGCCGACTCGGGGCTGTGGGCGGCCCGCTACCGGCCCGACGGCTCCCCCGTGGCCGACGGCCGCGCCCCCCAGCTCGACTCGCTGGGCTGGGTGCTGTGGGCGGGCTGGTTCGTCACCGCCGGCTCCTCGGCGCCCGGGGCGGACGAACTGTGGCCGATGGTGCGCCGGGCCGCCGACTATCTGGCCGGCTCGCTGGACGCCGCGGGGCTGCCGCCGCCGTCGCCGGACTACTTCGAACGCGACCCCGATAAGGAGGCCGACCCGCACCGTCCCACGCTGGGGGTGGCCGGCCCGGTGCTGACCGGGCTGCGCGCCGCCGCCGACCTGGCCTCCCGGATCGGCCATGCCGCCGAGGCCGGGCGCTGGCGGCGGGCCGCCCGGCGGCTGGCGGAGGCGATCGCGCAGGCGTTCGCCCCGCACGGCTACCCGCGCTCGCCGGTCGCGGGCGGGCTGATGGACACCTCCCCGACCTTCCTGGGGCCGCCGTTCGCCCCCGCCGACCCGGGCGTGGAGGCGGCGGTGCTGGAGGCGGCCCGGCGGCTGCGGCTGCCCAACGGCGGGGTGCTGCCCGGGGAGCGCTGGCGGGGCGCCAAGACCGTGGCCTGGACCCCGGAGATGGCGTTGTTCGCCCTCAACGCCGCCGCCTGCGGCCGGGTGGAGGACGCCCTGCGCAGGCTGGACTGGCTGAACGAGCACCGCACCGAGCTGGGCGCGCTGCCGGAGAAGGTCAACTCCGCCGGCCGCCCGGCCGCGGTCGCCCCACTGGGCTGGACGGCCGCGCTGGTGCTGCTCACCCTGGCGGCGCTGGAGGAGCCGCTGCCCATCCCGCCCCCGTGA
- the pcrA gene encoding DNA helicase PcrA: protein MSATDTSHPLLDGLNPQQRAAVLHTGGPLLIVAGAGSGKTRVLTHRIAYLLAERDVHPAQILAITFTNKAAGEMRERVQALVGPRSGAMWVMTFHSACVRILRREARRLGFPSNFSIYDAADAQRLMALVCRELDLDPRRYPPKSFSAQVSNLKNELIDYEAFKARASTHLEQKLAEAYEMYQARLQQAGAMDFDDLIMTTVHLLQAFPEAAEHYRRRFRHILVDEYQDTNHAQYELVRLLTESPGEDVGPAELCVVGDADQSIYAFRGATIRNILEFERDFPDATTILLEQNYRSTQTILSAANAVIERNAHRKPKRLWSDQGEGEKIVGYVADNEHDEAAFVAAEVDRLTDAGLARPGDVAVFYRTNAQSRVFEEVFIRVGLPYKVVGGVRFYERKEVRDLLAYLRVLANPADTVSLRRILNVPRRGIGDRAEACVEAHAARERITFWEALRTPEQVPGMAPRSAKAVREFVALMDDLRERAATATPAELIEAVLTETGYLAELQNSRDPQDETRIENLRELEAVAREFEDRLAERVPAAEEEEEEAPSGAAGRLVDFLEQISLVADADAIPGTKGAPIPPGERAPEDEQGVVTLMTLHTAKGLEFPVVFLTGMEDGVFPHLRAMSNPQELEEERRLAYVGITRARQRLYLTRAVMRSAWGAPQVNPASRFLSEVPSSLVKWEREAAMPAPGSLTAMAAARPAARSASARAVPALSPGDKVTHDSFGLGTVISVDGTGDKTAASIDFGGTHGVKRLVLRYAPLEKL from the coding sequence ATGAGCGCCACCGACACCTCGCACCCGCTGCTGGACGGTCTCAATCCCCAGCAGCGCGCCGCCGTGCTGCACACCGGCGGCCCGCTGCTGATCGTGGCGGGGGCCGGTTCGGGCAAGACCCGCGTGCTGACCCACCGCATCGCCTACCTGCTGGCCGAACGGGACGTGCACCCGGCCCAGATCCTGGCGATCACCTTCACCAACAAGGCCGCCGGGGAGATGCGCGAGCGGGTCCAGGCGCTGGTGGGCCCCCGGTCGGGGGCGATGTGGGTGATGACCTTCCACTCCGCCTGCGTGCGGATCCTGCGGCGCGAGGCCCGCCGGCTGGGCTTTCCCTCGAACTTCTCCATCTACGACGCCGCCGACGCCCAGCGGCTGATGGCGCTGGTGTGCCGGGAGCTGGATCTGGACCCCAGGCGTTACCCGCCCAAGTCCTTCTCCGCCCAGGTCAGCAACCTCAAGAACGAGCTGATCGACTATGAGGCCTTCAAGGCCCGCGCCTCCACCCACCTGGAGCAGAAGCTGGCCGAGGCCTACGAGATGTACCAGGCGCGGCTGCAGCAGGCCGGCGCGATGGACTTCGACGACCTGATCATGACGACGGTCCACCTGCTGCAGGCGTTCCCGGAGGCGGCCGAGCACTACCGGCGGCGGTTCCGGCACATCCTGGTGGACGAGTACCAGGACACCAACCACGCCCAGTACGAGCTGGTGCGCCTGCTCACCGAGAGCCCCGGGGAGGACGTCGGCCCGGCCGAGCTGTGCGTGGTGGGCGACGCCGACCAGTCGATCTACGCCTTCCGCGGCGCCACCATCCGCAACATCCTGGAGTTCGAGCGGGACTTCCCCGACGCCACCACGATCCTGCTGGAGCAGAACTACCGCTCCACCCAGACGATCCTGTCGGCGGCCAACGCGGTGATCGAGCGCAACGCCCACCGCAAGCCCAAGCGGCTGTGGTCCGACCAGGGCGAGGGCGAGAAGATCGTCGGCTATGTGGCCGACAACGAGCATGACGAGGCCGCCTTCGTGGCCGCCGAGGTCGACCGGCTCACCGACGCGGGGCTGGCCCGTCCCGGGGATGTGGCGGTCTTCTACCGCACCAACGCCCAGTCCCGGGTGTTCGAGGAGGTGTTCATCCGGGTCGGCCTGCCGTACAAGGTGGTCGGCGGGGTGCGTTTCTATGAGCGCAAGGAGGTCCGCGACCTGCTGGCCTACCTGCGGGTGCTGGCCAACCCGGCCGACACCGTCTCGCTGCGGCGCATCCTGAACGTCCCCCGGCGCGGCATCGGGGACCGGGCCGAGGCGTGCGTGGAGGCCCACGCCGCCCGCGAGCGCATCACCTTCTGGGAGGCGCTGCGCACCCCCGAGCAGGTGCCCGGCATGGCCCCCCGTTCGGCCAAGGCGGTTCGCGAGTTCGTGGCGCTGATGGACGATTTGCGCGAGCGGGCCGCCACCGCCACCCCCGCCGAGCTGATCGAGGCGGTGCTGACCGAGACCGGCTACCTGGCCGAGCTGCAGAACTCCCGCGACCCGCAGGACGAGACCCGCATCGAGAACCTGCGCGAGCTGGAGGCGGTCGCCCGCGAGTTCGAAGACCGCCTGGCCGAGCGCGTCCCCGCCGCCGAGGAGGAGGAAGAGGAGGCGCCCTCCGGCGCCGCGGGCCGCCTGGTGGACTTCCTGGAGCAGATCTCGCTGGTCGCCGACGCCGACGCCATCCCCGGCACCAAGGGCGCCCCCATCCCGCCGGGCGAGCGCGCCCCCGAGGACGAGCAGGGCGTGGTCACCTTGATGACCCTGCACACCGCCAAGGGCCTGGAGTTCCCGGTGGTCTTCCTCACCGGCATGGAGGACGGCGTCTTCCCGCACCTGCGGGCCATGAGCAACCCCCAGGAGCTGGAGGAGGAGCGCCGCCTGGCCTACGTGGGCATCACCCGGGCCCGGCAGCGGCTGTACCTGACGCGCGCCGTGATGCGCAGCGCGTGGGGCGCCCCGCAGGTCAACCCCGCCTCCCGGTTCCTGTCGGAGGTGCCCTCCTCGCTGGTGAAGTGGGAGCGCGAGGCCGCGATGCCCGCGCCCGGCTCGCTGACCGCCATGGCCGCCGCCCGTCCCGCCGCCCGCTCCGCGAGCGCCCGCGCCGTCCCCGCCCTGTCCCCCGGCGACAAGGTCACCCACGACTCCTTCGGGCTGGGCACGGTCATCTCGGTGGACGGCACCGGCGACAAGACCGCCGCCAGCATCGACTTCGGCGGCACCCACGGCGTCAAACGCCTGGTGCTGCGCTACGCCCCGCTGGAGAAGCTGTAG
- a CDS encoding SRPBCC family protein → MQYTIDLTATSSAPPEVLFAHVAVAEAWPVWSGLPGRARRIRPGVGTGDGVGAVRQMGPAREEAVLYEPPTRYAYRMLAGLPVDDYRADVTFRARPEGGTAVRWQACFTRRIPGTGALMKAVLTRLLSRAAEGLARHAEHCPPSCPARRPR, encoded by the coding sequence ATGCAGTACACCATCGACCTGACGGCGACCTCCAGCGCACCGCCCGAGGTGCTGTTCGCGCACGTGGCCGTGGCCGAGGCCTGGCCGGTGTGGAGCGGGCTGCCCGGCCGGGCGCGGCGGATCCGCCCGGGAGTGGGCACCGGCGACGGGGTCGGGGCGGTGCGGCAGATGGGGCCCGCCCGCGAGGAGGCCGTGCTCTACGAGCCGCCCACGCGGTACGCCTACCGCATGCTGGCCGGGCTGCCGGTGGACGACTACCGCGCCGACGTCACCTTCCGGGCCCGTCCCGAGGGCGGCACCGCGGTGCGCTGGCAGGCCTGCTTCACCCGGCGGATCCCGGGCACCGGCGCCCTCATGAAAGCGGTGCTGACCCGCCTGCTGAGCCGGGCCGCCGAGGGCCTGGCCCGCCACGCCGAGCACTGCCCGCCCTCCTGCCCCGCCCGCCGCCCGCGGTGA
- a CDS encoding maleylpyruvate isomerase family mycothiol-dependent enzyme, with product MENGDVLTAFQAESERFSQVLEELTEQDWQRPTACTPWLVRDLAGHVLLAVGRTAAMLEGPSPERAEVSAVEYYRPDERFSPQENASRVAQAQEEAAEHKSGAALAEEFARTWREIHRLCLAEPAGRVVVTRHGDAMLLSEFLLTRVVEVAVHGFDLAAALEREPWLTPEAGQALETLMLDPQEVPRVRRLGWDQTTFLRKATGRLPLTQPEQDTVRELGIRWLTLG from the coding sequence GTGGAAAACGGCGATGTATTGACGGCGTTCCAGGCGGAGTCCGAGCGGTTCTCCCAGGTCCTGGAGGAGCTGACCGAGCAGGACTGGCAGCGGCCGACGGCCTGTACGCCGTGGCTGGTGCGGGATCTGGCGGGGCACGTCCTGCTGGCGGTCGGCCGGACGGCGGCGATGCTGGAGGGCCCGTCACCGGAACGCGCCGAGGTGTCGGCGGTGGAGTACTACCGGCCGGACGAGCGGTTCTCCCCGCAGGAGAACGCCTCCCGGGTCGCGCAGGCACAAGAGGAGGCCGCCGAGCACAAAAGCGGGGCCGCGCTGGCTGAGGAATTCGCCCGCACCTGGCGGGAGATCCACCGGCTGTGCCTGGCCGAGCCCGCCGGGCGGGTGGTGGTGACCCGGCACGGCGACGCCATGCTGCTGTCGGAGTTCCTGCTCACCCGCGTCGTCGAGGTGGCCGTGCACGGCTTCGACCTGGCCGCCGCGCTGGAACGGGAGCCCTGGCTGACGCCCGAGGCCGGTCAGGCGCTGGAGACGCTGATGCTGGACCCCCAGGAGGTGCCCCGCGTCCGGCGGCTGGGCTGGGACCAGACGACCTTCCTGCGCAAGGCCACCGGCCGTCTCCCGCTCACCCAGCCGGAGCAGGACACCGTGCGCGAGCTGGGAATCCGCTGGCTGACCCTGGGCTGA
- a CDS encoding LuxR C-terminal-related transcriptional regulator translates to MATTVVLVDDHQMFRSGVKAELGDGVEVVGEAGDVDEAIAVITATEPDVVLLDVHLPGGGGIEVLRRLHGKVRSRFLALSVSDAAEDVIGVVRGGARGYVTKTISGPELTDAIGRVAEGDAVFSPRLAGFVLDAFAATAAPPIDPELDQLTQREREVLRLIARGYAYKEIAKELFISVKTVETHVSSVLRKLQLSNRHELSRWAAARRLV, encoded by the coding sequence ATGGCAACGACCGTGGTGCTGGTGGACGACCACCAGATGTTCCGCAGCGGGGTCAAGGCCGAGCTCGGCGACGGCGTCGAGGTCGTCGGCGAGGCCGGGGACGTCGATGAGGCGATCGCCGTCATCACCGCCACCGAACCCGACGTGGTGCTGCTGGATGTGCACCTGCCGGGCGGCGGCGGCATCGAGGTGCTGCGCCGCCTGCACGGCAAGGTCCGGTCCCGTTTTCTGGCCCTGTCGGTCTCCGACGCCGCCGAGGACGTCATCGGGGTGGTGCGCGGCGGCGCCCGCGGCTATGTCACCAAGACCATTTCCGGGCCGGAGCTGACCGACGCCATCGGCCGGGTCGCCGAGGGCGATGCGGTCTTCTCGCCCCGCCTGGCCGGTTTCGTGCTGGACGCCTTCGCCGCCACCGCCGCGCCCCCCATCGACCCCGAGCTCGACCAGCTCACCCAGCGCGAACGCGAGGTGCTGCGGCTGATCGCCCGCGGCTATGCCTACAAGGAGATCGCCAAGGAGCTGTTCATCTCCGTCAAGACCGTGGAGACCCACGTCTCCAGCGTGCTGCGCAAGCTGCAGCTGTCCAACCGGCACGAGCTGTCGCGCTGGGCCGCCGCCCGCCGCCTGGTGTGA
- a CDS encoding ATP-binding protein: MADPGSGEDTQTGPRMERARDGRLMAGVCRGLADHLGLDVLFVRLAFALLTVAGGLGVAAYVALWLLVPERDDARPIRISSRDWAQLAAYGTLITGLCAITWGAGLAQAALWPLLAGGIGAATLWQQADRDQRQRWLRTTTVPLRRMWLRSLVGLALVIAGIGGFLAQNVPAAQVREVLIATAVLACGLALIATPWLVRLWQELDAERRERIRSQERAELAAHIHDSVLHTLTLIQRNAHDPREVQRLARSQERTLRNWLYQPQGDPDRTLAAAVREIAGEVEDAHGVPIEVVCVGDCPLNARLNAALQAAREAMVNAAKYSGAPSVSVYAEVEGENVAIFVRDRGKGFNLDAVPDDRMGVRGSIIGRMERNGGKATVRTAPGEGTEVRLEMTR, translated from the coding sequence ATGGCCGACCCAGGCAGCGGCGAGGACACCCAGACCGGCCCCCGGATGGAACGGGCCCGTGACGGCCGGCTGATGGCCGGTGTCTGCCGCGGCCTGGCCGACCATCTCGGCCTGGACGTCCTCTTCGTGCGGCTGGCCTTTGCGTTGCTGACCGTCGCCGGCGGGCTGGGCGTGGCCGCCTATGTGGCGCTTTGGCTGCTGGTCCCCGAACGCGACGACGCCCGGCCGATCCGCATCAGCTCCCGCGACTGGGCCCAGCTGGCGGCCTACGGGACGCTGATCACCGGCCTGTGCGCCATCACCTGGGGGGCCGGGCTGGCCCAGGCGGCGCTGTGGCCGCTGCTGGCCGGCGGGATCGGGGCGGCCACCTTGTGGCAGCAGGCCGACCGCGACCAGCGGCAGCGCTGGCTGCGCACCACCACCGTGCCGCTGCGCCGCATGTGGCTGCGCAGCCTGGTCGGCCTGGCCCTGGTCATCGCCGGCATCGGCGGCTTTCTGGCGCAGAACGTGCCGGCCGCCCAGGTCCGCGAGGTGCTGATCGCCACCGCCGTGCTCGCCTGCGGGCTGGCGCTGATCGCCACCCCCTGGCTGGTGCGGCTCTGGCAGGAGCTGGACGCCGAGCGCCGCGAGCGCATCCGCTCCCAGGAACGCGCCGAACTGGCCGCCCACATCCACGACTCGGTGCTGCACACCCTGACGCTGATCCAGCGCAACGCCCACGACCCCCGCGAGGTGCAGCGCCTGGCCCGCTCCCAGGAACGCACCCTGCGCAACTGGCTCTACCAGCCGCAAGGCGACCCGGACCGGACGCTCGCGGCGGCCGTGCGGGAGATCGCCGGGGAGGTGGAGGACGCCCACGGCGTGCCCATCGAGGTGGTCTGCGTCGGCGACTGCCCGCTGAACGCCCGGCTGAACGCCGCCCTGCAGGCCGCCCGCGAGGCCATGGTCAACGCCGCCAAGTACTCCGGCGCCCCGTCGGTGTCGGTCTACGCCGAGGTCGAGGGCGAGAACGTGGCCATCTTCGTACGGGACCGGGGCAAGGGCTTCAACCTGGACGCCGTCCCGGACGACAGGATGGGCGTGCGAGGCTCCATCATCGGGCGCATGGAGCGCAACGGCGGCAAGGCCACCGTCCGCACCGCCCCCGGGGAGGGCACCGAGGTCCGTTTGGAGATGACAAGGTGA
- a CDS encoding PspC domain-containing protein: MAEQQSTTTGPQAAPERPRLVRVPEGLLVAGVCTGLGRYLGVDPVVLRVGFAVLLLANGQGLLLYLAAYLLMPPAPQALAPAEQMLRRRFDAGTVLVLLGGLLGLLTMVVTAGRPLSGDALAGVTVLALVLLVAHARKVDFAQLARDLPERLQGQPVSPDAPAPPEGRVSLDKRVSLVKDVPAAAGRPADPPAGGVTDDPAAPGGRSCWSRPPDAPADPGGEPKRGCGRHSALTSVVLLSAMMAAAAMIPVALHGDHGIYGGHLVAAPALAVIGLGLLIGGWAGRPSGLATVGTVLTLGLLTSTAVAETPKGTRFGNVEWRPADASRTEQTYRLGVGSGRLDLTALPLSAGRRIRVNAEVLSGKLTITVPGRARVELDGRIALGDLTVNSRLDGGPFVQVERVLEPRSAGEGDPPVIELRVRVKVGDVEVRHV; this comes from the coding sequence ATGGCCGAGCAGCAGAGCACGACGACCGGCCCGCAAGCCGCGCCGGAGCGTCCCCGGCTGGTGCGCGTTCCGGAAGGACTTCTCGTCGCGGGGGTGTGCACGGGCCTGGGACGGTACCTGGGAGTGGACCCGGTGGTCCTGCGGGTGGGGTTCGCTGTGCTGCTCCTGGCCAACGGTCAGGGGTTGCTGCTGTATCTGGCGGCCTATCTGCTGATGCCGCCTGCGCCGCAGGCGCTGGCCCCGGCCGAGCAGATGCTGCGGCGGCGTTTCGACGCCGGGACGGTGCTGGTCCTGCTGGGCGGGCTGCTGGGCCTGCTGACGATGGTCGTGACGGCGGGCAGGCCGCTGTCGGGGGACGCGCTGGCCGGGGTGACGGTGCTCGCGCTGGTGCTGCTGGTCGCGCACGCCCGCAAGGTGGACTTCGCCCAGCTCGCCCGCGATCTGCCCGAACGCCTGCAGGGGCAGCCGGTCTCCCCCGACGCCCCGGCCCCGCCGGAGGGCCGGGTGAGCCTGGACAAGCGGGTGAGCCTGGTCAAGGACGTCCCCGCGGCGGCCGGGCGTCCCGCCGATCCTCCTGCAGGCGGCGTGACCGATGATCCGGCCGCGCCCGGCGGGCGGTCCTGCTGGAGCCGGCCGCCGGACGCCCCCGCGGACCCAGGCGGCGAGCCGAAGCGGGGATGCGGGCGCCACAGCGCGCTGACCTCCGTCGTGTTGCTGTCGGCGATGATGGCGGCGGCGGCGATGATCCCGGTCGCGTTGCACGGCGACCACGGGATCTACGGCGGGCACCTGGTCGCCGCGCCCGCCCTGGCGGTGATCGGGCTGGGCCTGCTGATCGGCGGCTGGGCGGGCCGGCCCAGCGGGCTGGCCACCGTCGGCACCGTGCTGACGCTGGGGCTGCTGACCTCCACGGCGGTGGCCGAGACGCCCAAGGGCACCAGGTTCGGGAACGTGGAGTGGCGGCCCGCCGACGCCTCCCGCACCGAGCAGACCTACCGGCTCGGGGTGGGCAGCGGGCGGCTGGACCTGACCGCCCTTCCGCTGAGCGCGGGCCGGCGGATCCGGGTCAACGCCGAGGTGCTGAGCGGCAAACTGACGATCACCGTGCCCGGCCGGGCCCGGGTGGAGCTGGACGGCCGGATCGCCCTGGGGGACCTGACCGTGAACAGCCGCCTCGACGGCGGGCCGTTCGTGCAGGTCGAACGGGTGCTGGAGCCGCGGAGCGCCGGGGAGGGCGACCCGCCGGTCATCGAGCTGCGGGTGCGGGTCAAGGTCGGGGACGTGGAGGTGCGGCATGTCTGA
- a CDS encoding cysteine dioxygenase type I, which translates to MDLDVVPDLTMRGQDDPHGLAAQLPPTVGQLAARIGELAARPDRWWHLVRPDPAAPGQVALEETGGVRVWLTTWPPGHRTDVHDHGGTHVSTVVAGELTERVLTADGVTERPLRANRVRVHGGRTHEIHNPGPAYAITLHARLG; encoded by the coding sequence GTGGACCTCGACGTCGTTCCCGACCTCACCATGCGCGGCCAGGACGACCCGCACGGCCTGGCCGCTCAGCTTCCGCCCACCGTGGGCCAGCTCGCCGCCCGCATCGGCGAACTGGCCGCCCGCCCGGACCGCTGGTGGCACCTGGTGCGGCCGGATCCGGCGGCCCCCGGCCAGGTGGCGCTGGAGGAGACCGGCGGCGTGCGGGTGTGGCTGACCACCTGGCCCCCCGGCCACCGCACCGACGTGCACGACCACGGCGGCACGCACGTCAGCACGGTCGTGGCCGGGGAGCTGACCGAACGCGTCCTGACCGCCGACGGCGTCACCGAACGCCCGCTGCGCGCCAACCGCGTCCGCGTCCACGGCGGACGCACCCATGAGATCCACAACCCCGGCCCGGCCTACGCCATCACGCTGCACGCCCGGCTCGGCTGA